The nucleotide window CAGCATAATGCGGTCGCCCGGACCGATCCCCAGTTGATGTAGTACCTGGGCGAAACGATCGACCTCGTCCACCAGCTCGCCATAAGTGATCGTCTGTCCCTCGTACCGCAGCGCCGGGCGCGTGCCGAAGCGTCGGGCGGCCACGTCGAGCAGCCGCGTGAGCGGCACCGGCGGGATGTCGAGCGTTGCCGGCACGCCATCGTCATAGCGCGCAACCCACGGTCGCTCCGCAAGGAGGCGCGGGCTGTCCACGTCGTCGTTTGCGCTGCGCCAGTGCGGTGCAAACGGGGCAGACGGATCGGCGGCGAGGAAGCGCTCCATCGCGCGCAGCACGGCCTCCGGACGCTCGAAGGGCAGCATATGATCGGCGGTCCCCACGTTGACATGCTCCGCCTGCGGGATCAGCGCCGCGACCCGCGTGAAATCGCTCGGTCCGAGGAGGTTGTCGAGGACGCCGGTGATCACGAGCGTCGGCTGCCGGAGCCGAGGATACTGCTGCGTACCATCCCAGCGCAGCAGGTCCTGGTAGAACCGCTTGGTCCCGACATGGTAGCTTGAGCCCTCCGGGATCAGACCGGGAATTGCATTCATCACGCGGATCAGGCGATCCGGGTTGTGCATCAGCGCGCGCAATGGCCGGGGGAGGGCCTCCTCGCGTATGACCACAGGGCTGGTGATCAAGACCACGCGGGAGACGCGGTCGGGATAGCGCAGCGCCAGTTCGGTCGCCACGAACCCGCCCGCCGAACTGCCGACCACGACGACGGGCTTGTCAACCCCCAGCGCGTCGAGCGCTGCGGCGATATCGTCGGCCATCTGCGCCACCGTGTAGCCGTCGGCTGGGCGGTCTGATCGCCCGTGACCGCGCAGGTCCAGGGCAAGGATGCGATAGCGCCGCGCCAGGGGGAGGAGCGGCTGGAACGAGATACTGGCCCCGCTGAAGCCGTGGATCAACACCAGCGTCTGGGCGGGGTGCTCTGGGCCGAGATCCAGCAGGTGCAGGCGCATGGGCGGGCTGCCCGGAGGCGAGGTGATCCACACGTCCCTGCCATACAGCTCCAGCTGGAGTGACGTGCGGGCACGCACCTGGCTCCAGAACCAGTTCCACTCCATCATCGTGGACAGTTTCAGTTTCACGGCAAGACCTCCTCGTGGTCCATCCGCGCGACGCAATCACGGCCCGGCGCTCCACGACGTGGGCGACGCACGCCGGGCGGGAAGGCGTGATACGTGCATAACATCCTCCGCTGTGATGGTGGCCCCCCACTATGGCTCATCCGGGGAAGTTGTCCTTAACCTATGGAGGATAAAGCGAGAGACGCACGTATGGCGTAGCGATCTGACCACCCACGCTGACGCTTTCTGCACGATTCGACCCCCGATTCAGTCTCACGCCGCAGCCGGTGACCTCGCCGGAGGATCGCGCGGGAACGTTGGGCTGGGGATACCACCGCCTCGCGTCCGCCGTTTGGGCACAATCGTATCTTGGCGATCAGTATTGGTACCATATGAAGACAGCCCGCTCGTCATGCCACTGCTGGCGGATCGGGATATGTGGATTCAAGAAGCGGCATGCCGCCTCCTGGGGAAGCGCCGGTATGCACCCGCCATTCCGGCGCTCGCGGCGGTCGTACGCAGCGGGATGCATAATGGAAAGATCGCGGCTGTGCATACGCTCGGACATATGCAGCATCCACACGCCCTGCAGGGCGTGGCGCACAGGTGTGGAAGCGCGTTATACTTCCTGTATAGCCGGGGCCGCCCCGACATGCGCGCCGCTGCTCGGTCGTTGGGCGGCAGACCGGCACGGGTTCGTTCGGAACGCTCGCTCCTCAGCCTGGGTCCGAGCACGCCCCTTCGGGTCGGGAGAGCAACCCCATGTCACGCATGCAGTTTCAGCAGCAAGTCGAGCGCCTCGTTAGCCTGGGGTATCCAGGGCTTCTCGGCGTCACGTCCGAAGAATTCGAGCATGTGCTCAGGCCGCTTGAGGAGTACGTGCCATCGTCAGCCCACACGGCAGGTCGTGCGCCTACCGGGACCGTCGATTTCGTGGTGGTCATCAACGCGCGGCGGGTTCCCGTGGAGGCCATGCTGCCGCTGATCACGCGGGACGGGCGGCAGGCCGTGGAACATCTGTACCCAAAGAGGCCAGAGGAATTTGTCCCGATTGAGTCACTCGATCTGCCTGACGGCGAGGCCTATCTCCTGGTAGGCGTTGACCGGGGCGCAGACACCCTGAACGTCACCCCTGATCGCGCGTACCAGTCGATCGCGGCGCGGGGCCGTTCGCCGCTGACCATTGCCGAAGGGATCGCGCTGTTGACGCATGTTCCAGAGCTGCTGCAACCGAACAACTGCTTCTCGCTGCTGGCGTCCCGCTGCGGAGATCGGCGGGTTCCCGCCCTCTGGTTGAGCGCGGGGCGTCCGAAGCTAGGGTGGTGCTGGGCAGGCAACCCGCACACGTGGCTGGGCTCCGCCTCATGTGCGCGGCGTGTTGGCTCGGTTTGGTTCCCCTCCCCTGTTTCCGCTACCTGACGCCGCCCCCTCCATCGAGCGGATGTCCTCGGCACGCAGCGCGTAGCTCAGCCACCACCGACGCCACGCGGATCGCAATCCGGTGACGTCGTAGCGCTCTGGCACGATCGCGCCCTTGGGCGCATCCTGACCGGCCCTGTACATGGTAGTCGCAGCAGGCATGTGGTGGCAGATCCGGGGAACGATGATGGTCGCAATGCAACGAACGGTGTCGTCGCAGTAGCGGCGCTCACATGGCTCGTCCAATGCTGGCGTTAAACTTGCATACGGGCACTGCCGAAGAGTGAAGGGACAAACGCTTATGAACAATCTTGGAGTGCCAGCCGTGACGCTCAATAATGGCGTAGACATACCGCAGCTCGGCCTGGGGGTGTTTCAGACAAACGAAGGCGCTGAAGTCGAACGAGCGGTGCATGCGGCGCTTGAGGTCGGGTATCGGCTCATCGACACCGCAGCCATTTATGGCAACGAGGTGGGCGTCGGCAGGGCGATCAAGGCGAGCGGCCTACCGCGCGAGGAGATGTTTATCACCACCAAGCTGTGGAATGCCTCCCATGCCTATCATGCGGCCCTGCGCGCATTCGACGAGAGTTTGGACAAGCTCGATTGTGGCTATATCGACCTGTATCTCATTCACTGGCCCTTGCCGATGGAAGGCAAATTCACGGAGGCGTGGCGGGCACTGGAGCAGATCTATGACAGCAAGCGCGTGCGGGCGATTGGCGTCTCCAATTTCAAGCCCCACCATCTCGATGAGCTGCTGAAGCGGGCCGCAGTGGTACCGGCGGTGAACCAGATCGAACTGCATCCTCGGTTGCAGCAGCACGAAACCCGCATGTACTGCATCGAGCACGGCATCGCGGTCGAGTCCTATAGCCCCTTGATGCAGGCGGGAGAGGTCCTGGAGCACCCCATCATCACGAACCTCGCGCAGCACTATAGCAAAACCCCTGCCCAGATCATTCTGCGGTGGCATGTGCAGCATGGCTTCATCGTCATCCCAAAGTCGGTCAAGCCGGAACGCATCCGAGAAAATATCGACGTGTTCGATTTTGCGCTATCCGAGGACGACATGCGTGCGATCGACGCTATGGATCGCGGACAGCGCATCGGTGCTGACCCGGATACCGCCAGCTTCAAATAAGCGATGCGATGATCGGTGCGTCGTAAGGTTTTGTCGAGGATAGGGGCGGCGCGCGGCACCCCATGCGCTGCGCGCCGGCGCCGCGCCGCCCACCGGCTGCCAGCCGAACGTCGGCAGGGAGCGCGCGCTTCGCGCCGGTCGCGCCACGCGCCGGGAAATCACAGGTCAGGATCGGAGCACGCGGCAGCACACGCGCTCAGCAATTAATCGTTGGTCATGGCTATGCCCCCACCGATACCAGTACCGCGCGAATGATCCGGCAGGAGCGGCCCGCTGCAATGCCGCTGAAGCAGAGGTACGATCATAGGGCCTGGCTACTACTCAGGACTAACAGGCTATCAGTTCGGTACTTCCGCTGCCTGACATCATGGTATAGAATAGCCATGTTTGCATGGCACTTCCCCTGTGCCCCGCTTGCAGCCCAGATCAACAAATTGTACATCGTAGCGCGTGCTGTGCTCATCCAGAAAGGGCATACGTCCATGGATCGTGTTCGCCGATCGTCCTGTCTGCTGCTCGTGATCATTCTGCTGACGCTGGTTCCCGCCAGCGCTCCCGCGACCTATGCGACACCCAGCACCCAGACGGGCGATCAGAGCGAAGCGCCACCGTTGCCGCCCCACACGCTAGAGACGCCAACCTATCCGCGCCGCCCCGGCCTGGCCCTGAGCGTAACCGCCGCGCCTGAGGCCGTGGCCGTCGGCGATACTGCGACGATCACGCTGACGCTGACCAATCGCGCGCCCCATCCCGCGGAGCAGGTCGTCATCAGCCTGCCCACGCCCGACGACACTGCCCCGCTGCCTGGCGATGGCTTCGTCTCGGCTGCCACGGGCTGGCAGTGGTCGCTCGATCGGCTGGCGAGCAACGCGACGATCACCCGCCGTGTCCAGGCGCGTGTGGTGCGGCTGCCACGGGGAGCGGCGCTGCTGGCCGAGCCGACAGCGACCGCCCGCGATCTGGCCGAGCCTGCGCGTGCCGTCGGCGGAGCGCGCGTTGCCGAGCGCGAGGATCG belongs to Herpetosiphonaceae bacterium and includes:
- a CDS encoding DUF5701 family protein; this encodes MSRMQFQQQVERLVSLGYPGLLGVTSEEFEHVLRPLEEYVPSSAHTAGRAPTGTVDFVVVINARRVPVEAMLPLITRDGRQAVEHLYPKRPEEFVPIESLDLPDGEAYLLVGVDRGADTLNVTPDRAYQSIAARGRSPLTIAEGIALLTHVPELLQPNNCFSLLASRCGDRRVPALWLSAGRPKLGWCWAGNPHTWLGSASCARRVGSVWFPSPVSAT
- a CDS encoding aldo/keto reductase, whose amino-acid sequence is MNNLGVPAVTLNNGVDIPQLGLGVFQTNEGAEVERAVHAALEVGYRLIDTAAIYGNEVGVGRAIKASGLPREEMFITTKLWNASHAYHAALRAFDESLDKLDCGYIDLYLIHWPLPMEGKFTEAWRALEQIYDSKRVRAIGVSNFKPHHLDELLKRAAVVPAVNQIELHPRLQQHETRMYCIEHGIAVESYSPLMQAGEVLEHPIITNLAQHYSKTPAQIILRWHVQHGFIVIPKSVKPERIRENIDVFDFALSEDDMRAIDAMDRGQRIGADPDTASFK